Genomic DNA from Misgurnus anguillicaudatus chromosome 18, ASM2758022v2, whole genome shotgun sequence:
caacccaagacaaagagaaaatctattctgtagctctaaataataattatatttaattcatacaataaagacagtgttattcatttgattcgatttctgtacctaatgctaatttcagacctatCGAAAAAATTGACCCCTATTTATTTTAGGACTGTGACTTGACTTAAAACTTATTAGGACTTGACTTGCTTGCGGTGAACCCTTGACTTGACATGAGACTTTATGGTTAAGACTTGAGACTTGCTTGGACTTTGCTGGAGACTGACTACTGATTTCTGGACTGATTTCTTTGAAAATCTTTTTCTCTTATTAGGGATGTTTCCGAATCAGCAATCACTTCCCTCCCAACCAGAGGTTTGGAGTCGCTTCGAGAACTCTGCGCTCGGAACGTCTGGACACTAAAAAAACTACCACCAATCAAAACCTTCAGACACCTGGTTACAGCAGACCTGACGTATCCCAGCCACTGCTGTGCATTCAAAAACCTGAAGAAGAAAAGGGGGTTTGTTATAAATTCTTATACATtcttaactttatttttttaaagttgccagcctgCTCTagcattttttaagattttcacaaagattaatgccttccagaaaatgttcttctttaaatataaccTCTATGaactatcttcatttgttttctttttatcacatCTCAAATAttggtaggtttcttaaaaaaataccacattctgagcaaaaagcatttttgtaaaggacttttgttagatcagattcagaacgatgatcaaaacacacacagagtttttttctgtttttaaatcagtggatacttcagtgttttataagttgggtaagagcgccacctagtgtatGATAGTGGAAAAATGGATTGtcgtaaaaacttgtcattgtcAAGGAAGCCTTAACTCgacaatggcggtgaaagagttaaaagagaTATAAGTGTAAATGTTTACTTTGAATTCTTTGATTTGAACGGTGCCAATTGGTTGCCAAATGTTGTTTAAGAAACATCCTCAGTCTTATTGCAATGCAGACACCAGTTGAACCTATAAAAAAAGTCCAGTTGAAAAGATCAACATTGCTTGTTTCACAGTTAGTTTCATAAGATTATTCAGACAATTACACTAAAGCGAAGCATAATTGTTGACCAAGTTGCTGATGAACAGCACAGACCAGAACCACAAAGGACTTCATGTTGGTTTTTTCATAATagagtattttttttttgcttgcatTCATGAGATGTATTTTGAAATTGCAGGTTCTTAGAAGACATAATTTGTAACCTGACTGCAAGGTATAATCAACTTCAAAAACGATCTGTGGGTACTTTTACGATTCCTGGCCTACACAGCAGCATGGAACCTGGAGTCGCCTCGGACGATACCCTCTTCACGGACACCTACGACCACCAGGACTTTTACAGCAGCCTACATTACCACACCTACTTCGGGGGGCACCCAGATGACGACATGGGTTTTGGGGAGACACTGAAAAACCCCCAGGAGGAGGACAGCCACGAATTCAACAGTCGCTATGACTACATCGTGTGCGAGGAGGGTGAGGAGGTTGCCTGTTATCCCGCTCCCGATGATTTCAACCCTTGCGAGGACATCATGGGCTTCAGCTTTCTGAGAGTGTCCGTATGGTTCGTCAGCTTGCTGGCTGTGGTGGGGAACCTGCTGGTACTGTTGGTGCTGCTCACCAGCCACTACAAACTATCAGTCTCGCGATTTTTAATGTGCCATCTGGCCTTCGCTGACCTGTGCATGGGCATTTACCTACTGCTCATCGCCTCCGTCGACCTCCACACTCGTTCCGAATACTACAATCACGCCATCGATTGGCAGACAGGTCCGGGTTGCAACTTGGCTGGGTTCTTTTCCGTGTTTGCCAGCGAGCTGTCGGTCTACACGTTGACCACCATTACCCTGGAGCGCTGGTACGCCATCACCTTCGCCATGCGGCTGGACCGCAAGTTGCGACTGTCCCATGCCACAGTCATCATGGCGATGGGTTGGCTATTCTGCCTTCTGCTGGCCCTCATGCCTCTTGTCGGCGTCAGCAGCTACCAGAAAGTGAGCATTTGTCTGCCTATGGACACCCAGACATCTGTGGATCAGG
This window encodes:
- the tshr gene encoding thyrotropin receptor isoform X2 translates to MATRVLLVLMLSPVFVMGHFLSCPRGCECSQWKSFSVSCTDLDVIPTFPSITESLEIRNTRNLTFIHPEAFKNLPALQYLGLFNTGLNIFPDLTSIQAEDSYFLLEISDNPYIAEIPANAFLGITNDVLTVRLYSNGFTQIHNHAFNGTRLDSVYLHRNKQLTRLDEKMFAGTSNGPMLLDVSESAITSLPTRGLESLRELCARNVWTLKKLPPIKTFRHLVTADLTYPSHCCAFKNLKKKRGFLEDIICNLTARYNQLQKRSVGTFTIPGLHSSMEPGVASDDTLFTDTYDHQDFYSSLHYHTYFGGHPDDDMGFGETLKNPQEEDSHEFNSRYDYIVCEEGEEVACYPAPDDFNPCEDIMGFSFLRVSVWFVSLLAVVGNLLVLLVLLTSHYKLSVSRFLMCHLAFADLCMGIYLLLIASVDLHTRSEYYNHAIDWQTGPGCNLAGFFSVFASELSVYTLTTITLERWYAITFAMRLDRKLRLSHATVIMAMGWLFCLLLALMPLVGVSSYQKVSICLPMDTQTSVDQVYILFVLVLNILAFVVICGCYIKIYCSVHNPNHRSANKDASIAKRMAVLIFTDFLCMAPISLYAMTAALDRPLITVSNSKILLVLFYPLNSCANPFLYAIFTKAFQGDVFILLSKVGLCQQRAQLYRGQTVSFKASSRQEREQAGAKETHIILLNYPRNLQAESDE